From a region of the Heliangelus exortis chromosome 19, bHelExo1.hap1, whole genome shotgun sequence genome:
- the CRYBA4 gene encoding beta-crystallin A4, with translation MHLFLRGALELQSREAEPVPGGYKNPAGGLLDMSPPGHQRLSPEPPDLPHPPQIVVWDEAFFQGKKHEFTSDCYSTAEHGLSTVRSCKIESGAWAGFEHCGFQGQQFVLERGEYPCWEAWSGSNAYHVERMCSFRPITCADHGHSRLMLFEQENFQGRRGELSDDCPSLPALGWGSSAVGSFLVCSGAWVCSQYPGYRGFQYLLESDSHAGEYKHVREWGSHAQTGQVQSIRRVQQ, from the exons ATGCACCTTTTCCTCAGAGGtgctctggagctgcagagccGGGAGGCAGAGCCCGTGCCCGGTG GCTATAAAAACCCAGCCGGAGGGCTGCTGGACATGTCACCTCCCGGGCACCAGCGCCTCAGCCCAG AGCCCCCTGACCTACCCCATCCTCCCCAGATCGTGGTGTGGGATGAGGCTTTCTTCCAGGGCAAGAAGCACGAGTTCACCTCTGACTGctacagcactgcagagcacGGCCTCAGCACCGTCCGATCCTGCAAGATCGAGAGTGGAGC GTGGGCAGGCTTCGAGCACTGTGGCTTCCAGGGGCAGCAGTTTGTGCTGGAGCGTGGAGAGTACCCGTGCTGGGAGGCGTGGAGTGGCAGCAACGCCTACCACGTGGAGAGGATGTGCTCCTTCCGCCCCATCACCTGCGCT GACCACGGGCACAGCAGACTGATGCTCTTCGAGCAGGAGAACTTCCAGGGCAGGCGGGGGGAGCTGAGTGATGACtgcccctccctgcctgccctgggctggggcagcagtgcCGTGGGCTCCTTCCTCGTCTGCTCCGGAGC gtgGGTCTGCTCGCAGTACCCGGGGTACCGGGGCTTCCAGTACCTCCTGGAGAGCGACAGCCACGCGGGGGAGTACAAGCACGTGAGGGAGTGGGGCTCCCACGCACAGACGGGACAGGTCCAGTCCATCCGAAGGGtccagcagtga